The genomic segment GGTACCTTTCCTATTGAAGCAGCAATGATGGCAGCAGATATTGCACCCGGCATGAACCGTTCCTTCCTTGCTGAGGAATGGAAGCATCTGGTTCCGAGAAAATGCTGGTATGATGCAAATGAAGAGGCACAGGACAGGATAAATCTTAATATTGAAACAGATATCCAGGGCTTTGACATTGATCCTGAGGCGTTGAAGGCTGCCAGAGCTAATGCAAAAATGGCAGGTGTGGACAAGCTGATCCATTTCCAGCAGAGAGCGGTAAAAGATCTCCGCCATCCCAAACCATATGGATTCATCATCACAAACCCTCCTTATGGGGAACGACTGGAAGAAAAAGAGAATTTAACTCAGCTTTATCGTGAAATCGGGGAAAGCTATGAAAGGCTTGACAAGTGGTCCATGTATCTGATCACATCTTATGAGAAAGCGGAGAACGATATCGGGCGAAAAGCAGATAAAAACCGTAAGATCTATAATGGTATGCTTAAGACCTATTACTATCAGTTCCTTGGGCCGCGCCCACCGAAGAAAAACCGTAGCTGAGTGCTTCTGTAATTGCGAAAAATCAAAATAAAAAGAGGATACAAAGGATTATGAAAAAAATAATTTTTGCTACCGGAAATCAGGATAAAATGAGAGAAATCCGCGAGATCCTTGCAGATATGGATGTAGAGGTTGTTTCTATGAAAGAAGCGGGAATCCATGCAGATATTGTAGAAAATGGTTCTACTTTTGAGGAAAATGCTGTGATCAAGGCGAAGACAATCTGTGAACTGACAGGGGAGATCACTCTGGCAGATGATTCCGGTCTGGAGATTGACTATCTGAATAAAGAGCCGGGCATTTATTCTGCCCGTTATATGGGAGAAGATACCTCATATCATATCAAAAATGCAAGTCTGATAGAGAGACTGAACGGAGTTCCGGACGAGAAGCGTACTGCAAGGTTCGTATGCGCCGTTGCAGCGGCTTTTCCGGATGGAAGTGTAAAAACAGTGCGTGGAACAATGGAAGGCCGTATAGGCTATGAGGAGAAGGGAGAGAACGGCTTCGGCTATGATCCGATCTTCTACCTGCCGGAATATGGATGTACTTCTGCAGAGCTTTCCGGCGAAGAGAAAAATAAGATCAGCCACAGAGGAAAAGCATTACGTGCCATAAAGGATGAACTGAAATGAAGGTACTGATCGTCAGCGATACTCATGGACAGGATGAGAATCTGGAAGAGACAGTGCTCAGAGAAGCTCCCTTTGATTATCTGATCCACTGCGGGGATGTGGAAGGCAGAGAGATTTTCATTGAGGCACTGGCAGAGTGCCCATGTACGATTGTCGCAGGAAATAATGACTTTTTTACAGACCTTCCCTATGAGGAAGAGGTTACTCTGGAGGGACATAAGATACTGGTTACACATGGACATCATTATTTTGTGTCCCGGGATTATGATAAACTTGTTGAGAATGCGCAGGCTAAGGGATGTAAGATTGCAATGTATGGTCATACTCACATGCCTGTGATCGAGAATGAGGATGGGATTCTGATAATTAATCCCGGCAGTCTTACCTACCCGCGTCAGAGAGGCCGCAGACCAAGCTATGCAGTTATGCAGATAGAAGAGGGAAAAGATCCTCAGGTCGAGATCAGATACCTCTGAAAAATTATTTAACTGAATCAGGTAAGTTACTTGCGGAGGTTGCGAATATCCGCCTGACTCATCTGACTGTATATTTTTGAGGTATTGTTGATCGGATAACGGCAATACCTCTTTTTACAGATACGTGACAGTAAAAGAATAGAAGAAAAATTAAAAAAGTTAAGATTTTTTTATTGTGCAAAAAAAATATTTTTTTACAAAAAATCTCAAAAACCAGTAAAAAATCCCTTTTTGCGAACAAAAAAAACAATTTTTTCGAAAAAAGTGAAAAGCCCGCAAAGCCTTGTGTTTAGCGGGCTTCAGGGACTTTTTGAGGGATAAAAAATCGCTTTTTCAAAAAAAATCAAAAAAAATTGAAAAAAGGTGTTGACATTTGGGGTTGCTTAACATATAATATGTCTTGCGTCGGACAACGAAGCACAAATAAATAAAGAAAAACAGCGGGGTGTGGCTCAGCTTGGCTAGAGCGCCTGGTTTGGGACCAGGAGGCCGCAGGTTCGAATCCTGTCACCCCGACTGCTGTAACAACAACATTACCGTTTCAGCGAAATGCGGGTGTAGTTCAATGGTAGAACACTAGCCTTCCAAGCTA from the Blautia wexlerae DSM 19850 genome contains:
- a CDS encoding XTP/dITP diphosphatase; translated protein: MKKIIFATGNQDKMREIREILADMDVEVVSMKEAGIHADIVENGSTFEENAVIKAKTICELTGEITLADDSGLEIDYLNKEPGIYSARYMGEDTSYHIKNASLIERLNGVPDEKRTARFVCAVAAAFPDGSVKTVRGTMEGRIGYEEKGENGFGYDPIFYLPEYGCTSAELSGEEKNKISHRGKALRAIKDELK
- a CDS encoding metallophosphoesterase family protein, translating into MKVLIVSDTHGQDENLEETVLREAPFDYLIHCGDVEGREIFIEALAECPCTIVAGNNDFFTDLPYEEEVTLEGHKILVTHGHHYFVSRDYDKLVENAQAKGCKIAMYGHTHMPVIENEDGILIINPGSLTYPRQRGRRPSYAVMQIEEGKDPQVEIRYL